In Deltaproteobacteria bacterium, a single genomic region encodes these proteins:
- a CDS encoding ISAs1 family transposase, which yields RMALQLLKRQPGETVGLPIRRLRAGWDNEYLVQVLSTGLT from the coding sequence GCGGATGGCCCTCCAACTGCTCAAACGCCAGCCCGGCGAAACGGTGGGCCTCCCCATCCGCCGCCTGCGTGCCGGATGGGACAATGAATACTTAGTCCAGGTGCTCTCGACAGGGCTGACCTAA